The Ignatzschineria rhizosphaerae genome contains a region encoding:
- a CDS encoding TonB-dependent receptor domain-containing protein: MPSQPQFKKSILCSALLLICTTGLAFSQTTSPLVEQEEEELLNSKPTIDLSKIVVTAGGFAQEVKDAPASISVVSKQDIQEAPFRDVTDALRDIPGVNVSGRGNSADISIRGMDPKYTLFMVDGKRQNSRQSRPNGSEGFEQGWIPPLSAIERIEVVRGPMSSRYGSDAMGGVINVITKKVSDVWGGSVRLESNIEGESHTGNTQTAEIYLNGPIITEKLGLQLYGKYSHRSEGKYYQNNKGDDIGGSAEDKMHNLGGKLTFVPVAGHTIELEAGTAVQRTIANVGKSLPKGNDADDTHRRDNQSIRYLGEYDNGITSDFMITHEKTDNRFRHITFENLEANGNVIIPIGMHTVTVGGQIRKETLKGEDNAVTDAPRKLTHKSQALFIEDEWWLLDNFSLTGGLRYDHDEDYGSNFTPRLYAVWNTTDAITIKGGVSSGYSAPSLRETSEVWGQQTGGRGNQGDPYARGMIIGNPDLKPEKTLNYEVGVSYTPNDQLDTSITAFYTKFKDKIQIVDLHSKTPGVSYPGPDGRGYGFIQTRENADRATSKGIELSVRWKPIDVVTLTGNYTWIETEITQGKFKGEQFTQTPKHMFNLHADWQVMPQANIWTKINYRGEETSLTRSGGPGDKYPGYTTYDLGGSYKVSSDTSIYAGVYNVTNKKIDNPNLNHTIDGRRYWIGINVDF; this comes from the coding sequence TGCCCCAGCTTCAATCTCTGTTGTGAGTAAACAAGATATTCAAGAAGCTCCTTTTCGAGATGTTACAGATGCATTAAGAGATATCCCTGGTGTTAACGTTTCTGGTCGCGGCAATAGTGCTGATATTAGTATTCGTGGAATGGATCCTAAATACACGCTATTTATGGTAGATGGAAAACGTCAAAACTCTCGTCAATCTCGCCCTAATGGTAGTGAAGGGTTTGAGCAAGGTTGGATCCCTCCTCTTTCTGCCATTGAGCGTATTGAAGTTGTTCGTGGCCCTATGTCTTCACGTTATGGATCTGATGCGATGGGCGGCGTTATTAACGTTATTACTAAAAAAGTCAGCGATGTTTGGGGCGGTAGCGTTCGTTTAGAGAGCAATATTGAAGGGGAATCCCATACTGGTAATACTCAAACTGCTGAAATTTATTTAAATGGTCCGATCATCACAGAAAAACTTGGATTACAACTCTACGGTAAATACTCTCATCGCTCTGAAGGGAAGTATTATCAAAATAATAAAGGGGATGATATTGGCGGTTCTGCTGAAGATAAAATGCATAACCTCGGTGGAAAACTCACCTTTGTACCCGTTGCTGGTCACACCATTGAATTAGAAGCAGGCACGGCGGTTCAGCGAACTATTGCAAATGTTGGCAAAAGCCTCCCAAAAGGGAACGATGCGGATGATACCCACAGAAGAGATAACCAATCTATTCGCTATTTAGGGGAATATGATAATGGTATTACTTCGGACTTTATGATCACTCATGAAAAAACAGACAATAGATTCCGTCACATCACCTTTGAAAATCTTGAAGCCAACGGGAATGTGATCATTCCTATCGGAATGCATACCGTCACTGTTGGCGGGCAAATTCGTAAAGAAACCCTAAAAGGGGAAGATAATGCCGTGACCGATGCTCCAAGAAAACTCACGCATAAGAGCCAAGCCCTCTTTATTGAAGATGAGTGGTGGTTACTCGATAACTTCTCATTAACAGGTGGCTTACGCTATGATCACGATGAAGATTATGGTAGCAACTTTACGCCAAGACTCTATGCTGTATGGAATACGACAGATGCCATCACTATTAAAGGGGGGGTTTCATCGGGCTACTCAGCACCAAGCCTACGAGAAACCTCAGAAGTATGGGGACAACAAACAGGGGGTCGTGGCAACCAAGGCGACCCTTATGCGCGCGGCATGATTATTGGTAATCCGGATCTTAAACCGGAAAAAACGCTTAACTATGAAGTTGGCGTTAGTTACACGCCTAATGATCAGCTAGATACAAGTATCACAGCGTTCTACACTAAATTTAAAGACAAAATTCAAATCGTTGATCTTCACTCAAAAACGCCAGGGGTAAGCTATCCTGGTCCTGATGGTCGTGGTTATGGTTTTATTCAAACCCGTGAAAATGCCGATAGAGCCACTTCTAAAGGTATTGAACTATCGGTACGCTGGAAACCTATCGATGTAGTTACTTTAACCGGAAACTACACTTGGATTGAAACAGAAATCACCCAAGGGAAGTTTAAAGGGGAACAATTTACGCAAACACCTAAGCATATGTTTAATCTCCATGCTGACTGGCAAGTAATGCCGCAAGCAAACATCTGGACTAAGATTAACTACCGCGGAGAAGAGACTTCATTAACACGTTCTGGCGGCCCTGGTGATAAATATCCGGGATACACCACTTATGATCTAGGAGGTAGCTATAAAGTCAGTAGTGATACCAGTATCTATGCCGGTGTTTATAACGTTACCAACAAAAAAATTGATAATCCAAACTTAAACCACACGATCGATGGTCGCCGTTATTGGATTGGTATCAATGTTGACTTTTAA